A single window of Hemicordylus capensis ecotype Gifberg chromosome 15, rHemCap1.1.pri, whole genome shotgun sequence DNA harbors:
- the TPCN1 gene encoding two pore channel protein 1 isoform X1 produces the protein MAGKAQQDGGEDEDDDVPLILTLDRGSSGSGSSGSSSNSPPRGGCSGQEAPLPSLTDGGNYDLASETPSPAAGDCLPRRSRARRSWEMNYQEAAIYLQEGENNDKFFTHPQDAPALAAYLFVHNHLFYLMELSTALLLLLLSLCEAPAVPLFRLGIYVHATLELLALAVVVFELLMKMRWLGFHTYIRHKRTVVKTCVLLLQLVEAIVVLVRQTSHVRVTRALRCIFLVDCRYCGAVRRNLRQVFQSLPPFMDILLLLLFFMVIFAILGFYLFSPNKSDPYFSTLENSLVNLFVLLTTANFPDVMMPSYARSSWSCIFFIVYLSIELYFIMNLLLAVVFDTFNDIEKMKFKSLLLHKRTAIQHAYRLLVSQQRPSGISFKQFDGLMQFYKPRMGARDRYLTFKALSQSNTSVVSLEEMYSFYEVVGLKWKAKRNREHWFDDLPQTAFLIFKGINILVNSRPFQYTVYSLVAVNGLWILVETFMLRGSFFSGDVPWSYIVFLTIYGVEVLLKISGLGPLEYLSSGWNLFDFSVTLFAFLGLLVLAFNMEPFYFIVVLRPLQLLRLFKLKKRYRNVLDTIFELLPRMASGAQGPSWRSSPAVCAQLTRYHQDHLLPAESAPLMSLGLTLLIFYYCFAIVGMEFFSGKLYPNCCNTSTVADAYRWLNRTVGNQTVVDEGYYYLNNFDNMLNSFVTLFELTVVNNWYIIMEGVTSETSHWSRLYFMIFYIVTMVVMTIIVAFILEAFVFRMNYARKNRDSEEDPGIVLEREVSKEEMAAVAELCRRRHAGASAAGQLLKVVAQMDRHQQTSMLFLGRRSRTKSDLSMKMYEEEIQEWYEEHSRKAAGRRRQRRLLWHEDDQLLGSPFQPPGSRQRSQTVI, from the exons CAGATGGAGGGAATTACGACTTGGCCAGCGAGACGCCCAGCCCTGCAGCCGGGGACTGCCTGCCTCGCCGGAGCCGTGCAAGACGCAGCTGGGAGATGAACTACCAAGAGGCCGCCATCTACCTCCAG GAGGGCGAGAACAACGACAAGTTCTTCACGCACCCCCAGGACGCCCCGGCCCTGGCCGCCTACCTCTTTGTGCACAACCACCTCTTCTATCTGATGGAGCTGAGCACcgccctgctgctcctgctgctctccctctgcGAGGCCCCGGCCGTCCCCCTCTTCCGCCTCGGCATCTAT GTCCACGCCACCCTGGAGCTGCTGGCCCTGGCCGTGGTGGTCTTTGAGCTCCTGATGAAGATGCGCTGGCTGGGCTTCCACACCTACATCCGGCACAAAAGGACCGTCGTCAAG ACTTGCGTTCTGTTGCTGCAGCTGGTGGAGGCAATTGTGGTGCTGGTGCGCCAGACGTCCCACGTCCGGGTCACGAGGGCCTTGCGCTGCATCTTCCTGGTGGACTGCCGCTACTGTGGAGCTGTCCGGAG AAACCTGCGACAGGTCTTCCAGTCCCTGCCTCCGTTCATGgatattctgctgctgctgctcttcttcatGGTCATCTTTGCCATCCTTG GCTTCTACTTGTTCTCGCCTAACAAATCCGATCCG TATTTCAGCACTTTAGAGAACAGCCTTGTGAACCTCTTTGTCCTCCTGACGACTGCAAA TTTCCCGGACGTCATGATGCCTTCTTACGCCCGAAGTTCCTGGTCCTGTATCTTCTTCATCGTGTACCTCTCCATTGAGCTCTACTTCATCATGAATTTG CTCCTTGCTGTTGTGTTTGATACTTTCAATGACATTGAAAAGATGAAGTTCAAGTCGCTGCTGCTTCACAAGCGCACAGCCATACAACACGCTTACCGCCTGCTTGTCAGTCAACAG AGACCCTCCGGGATCTCCTTCAAGCAGTTCGACGGGCTGATGCAGTTCTACAAGCCTCGCATGGGCGCCCGAGACCGCTAcctgaccttcaaagccctgaGTCAAAGCAATACCTCTGTAGTCAG TCTAGAGGAGATGTACAGTTTCTATGAAGTTGTCGGCTTAAAATGGAAG gccaagaggaacCGGGAGCACTGGTTTGATGACCTTCCGCAGACGGCATTCCTTATTTTCAAAG GCATTAACATCCTGGTGAATTCCCGCCCCTTCCAGTACACCGTCT attctctggtggcaGTGAACGGCCTCTGGATCCTGGTGGAAACCTTCATGCTCCGAG GTAGCTTCTTCTCCGGAGATGTTCCCTGGAGTTACATCGTCTTCCTCACAA TCTATGGGGTGGAGGTGCTCCTGAAGATCAGTGGATTGGGGCCGCTGGAGTACTTGTCGTCGGGCTGGAACCT CTTTGATTTTTCGGTCACTCTGTTTGCCTTCCTGGGCCTCCTGGTGCTGGCCTTCAACATGGAGCCCTTCTACTTCATCGTGGTCCTCCGGCCGCTGCAGTTGCTGAG GCTGTTCAAGCTGAAGAAGCGCTACAGGAACGTCTTGGACACCATCTTTGAGCTGCTCCCCAGGATGGCCAG TGGCGCTCAAGGCCCTTCTTGGAGGAGTTCCCCAGCAGTTTGCGCCCAACTGACGAGGTACCACCAGGATCACCTGCTCCCTGCTGAATCTGCCCCCCTGATGAG CCTCGGCCTGACCTTGCTCATCTTCTATTACTGCTTTGCCATCGTTGGCATGGAGTTCTTCTCAGGAAAACTCTACCCAAACTGCTGCAA CACCAGCACGGTGGCCGACGCCTATCGCTGGCTGAACCGCACCGTTGGGAACCAGACGGTGGTGGACGAGGGCTATTACTATCTCAACAACTTTGACAACATGTTGAACAGTTTTG TTACCCTGTTTGAGCTGACAGTGGTCAACAACTGGTACATCATCATG GAAGGGGTGACCTCGGAGACGTCTCACTGGAGCCGCCTCTACTTCATGATCTTCTATATTGTCACCATG GTGGTGATGACCATCATCGTCGCCTTTATACTGGAGGCGTTTGTCTTCCGCATGAACTACGCCCGGAAGAACCGAGACTCAGAAG AAGACCCCGGGATTGTGCTGGAGAGGGAGGTCTCCAAGGAAGAGATGGCCGCGGTCGCAGAGCTGTGCAGGAGGCGCCACGCGGGGGCCTCGGCTGCCGGCCAGCTGCTCAAGGTCGTCGCCCAGATGGACAGGCACCAG CAAACGTCGATGTTGTTCCTGGGGCGGAGATCACGGACCAAAAGCGATTTAAGTATGAAAATGTATGAAGAAGAGATCCAG gagTGGTATGAGGAGCACTCCAGGAAGGCagcagggcggcggcggcagcggcggcttcTCTGGCACGAGGACGACCAGCTGCTGGGCTCCCCCTTCCAGCCGCCTGGCTCCCGGCAGCGCTCGCAGACGGTCATCTAG
- the TPCN1 gene encoding two pore channel protein 1 isoform X2, with product MAGKAQQDGGEDEDDDVPLILTLDRGSSGSGSSGSSSNSPPRGGCSGQEAPLPSLNGGNYDLASETPSPAAGDCLPRRSRARRSWEMNYQEAAIYLQEGENNDKFFTHPQDAPALAAYLFVHNHLFYLMELSTALLLLLLSLCEAPAVPLFRLGIYVHATLELLALAVVVFELLMKMRWLGFHTYIRHKRTVVKTCVLLLQLVEAIVVLVRQTSHVRVTRALRCIFLVDCRYCGAVRRNLRQVFQSLPPFMDILLLLLFFMVIFAILGFYLFSPNKSDPYFSTLENSLVNLFVLLTTANFPDVMMPSYARSSWSCIFFIVYLSIELYFIMNLLLAVVFDTFNDIEKMKFKSLLLHKRTAIQHAYRLLVSQQRPSGISFKQFDGLMQFYKPRMGARDRYLTFKALSQSNTSVVSLEEMYSFYEVVGLKWKAKRNREHWFDDLPQTAFLIFKGINILVNSRPFQYTVYSLVAVNGLWILVETFMLRGSFFSGDVPWSYIVFLTIYGVEVLLKISGLGPLEYLSSGWNLFDFSVTLFAFLGLLVLAFNMEPFYFIVVLRPLQLLRLFKLKKRYRNVLDTIFELLPRMASGAQGPSWRSSPAVCAQLTRYHQDHLLPAESAPLMSLGLTLLIFYYCFAIVGMEFFSGKLYPNCCNTSTVADAYRWLNRTVGNQTVVDEGYYYLNNFDNMLNSFVTLFELTVVNNWYIIMEGVTSETSHWSRLYFMIFYIVTMVVMTIIVAFILEAFVFRMNYARKNRDSEEDPGIVLEREVSKEEMAAVAELCRRRHAGASAAGQLLKVVAQMDRHQQTSMLFLGRRSRTKSDLSMKMYEEEIQEWYEEHSRKAAGRRRQRRLLWHEDDQLLGSPFQPPGSRQRSQTVI from the exons ATGGAGGGAATTACGACTTGGCCAGCGAGACGCCCAGCCCTGCAGCCGGGGACTGCCTGCCTCGCCGGAGCCGTGCAAGACGCAGCTGGGAGATGAACTACCAAGAGGCCGCCATCTACCTCCAG GAGGGCGAGAACAACGACAAGTTCTTCACGCACCCCCAGGACGCCCCGGCCCTGGCCGCCTACCTCTTTGTGCACAACCACCTCTTCTATCTGATGGAGCTGAGCACcgccctgctgctcctgctgctctccctctgcGAGGCCCCGGCCGTCCCCCTCTTCCGCCTCGGCATCTAT GTCCACGCCACCCTGGAGCTGCTGGCCCTGGCCGTGGTGGTCTTTGAGCTCCTGATGAAGATGCGCTGGCTGGGCTTCCACACCTACATCCGGCACAAAAGGACCGTCGTCAAG ACTTGCGTTCTGTTGCTGCAGCTGGTGGAGGCAATTGTGGTGCTGGTGCGCCAGACGTCCCACGTCCGGGTCACGAGGGCCTTGCGCTGCATCTTCCTGGTGGACTGCCGCTACTGTGGAGCTGTCCGGAG AAACCTGCGACAGGTCTTCCAGTCCCTGCCTCCGTTCATGgatattctgctgctgctgctcttcttcatGGTCATCTTTGCCATCCTTG GCTTCTACTTGTTCTCGCCTAACAAATCCGATCCG TATTTCAGCACTTTAGAGAACAGCCTTGTGAACCTCTTTGTCCTCCTGACGACTGCAAA TTTCCCGGACGTCATGATGCCTTCTTACGCCCGAAGTTCCTGGTCCTGTATCTTCTTCATCGTGTACCTCTCCATTGAGCTCTACTTCATCATGAATTTG CTCCTTGCTGTTGTGTTTGATACTTTCAATGACATTGAAAAGATGAAGTTCAAGTCGCTGCTGCTTCACAAGCGCACAGCCATACAACACGCTTACCGCCTGCTTGTCAGTCAACAG AGACCCTCCGGGATCTCCTTCAAGCAGTTCGACGGGCTGATGCAGTTCTACAAGCCTCGCATGGGCGCCCGAGACCGCTAcctgaccttcaaagccctgaGTCAAAGCAATACCTCTGTAGTCAG TCTAGAGGAGATGTACAGTTTCTATGAAGTTGTCGGCTTAAAATGGAAG gccaagaggaacCGGGAGCACTGGTTTGATGACCTTCCGCAGACGGCATTCCTTATTTTCAAAG GCATTAACATCCTGGTGAATTCCCGCCCCTTCCAGTACACCGTCT attctctggtggcaGTGAACGGCCTCTGGATCCTGGTGGAAACCTTCATGCTCCGAG GTAGCTTCTTCTCCGGAGATGTTCCCTGGAGTTACATCGTCTTCCTCACAA TCTATGGGGTGGAGGTGCTCCTGAAGATCAGTGGATTGGGGCCGCTGGAGTACTTGTCGTCGGGCTGGAACCT CTTTGATTTTTCGGTCACTCTGTTTGCCTTCCTGGGCCTCCTGGTGCTGGCCTTCAACATGGAGCCCTTCTACTTCATCGTGGTCCTCCGGCCGCTGCAGTTGCTGAG GCTGTTCAAGCTGAAGAAGCGCTACAGGAACGTCTTGGACACCATCTTTGAGCTGCTCCCCAGGATGGCCAG TGGCGCTCAAGGCCCTTCTTGGAGGAGTTCCCCAGCAGTTTGCGCCCAACTGACGAGGTACCACCAGGATCACCTGCTCCCTGCTGAATCTGCCCCCCTGATGAG CCTCGGCCTGACCTTGCTCATCTTCTATTACTGCTTTGCCATCGTTGGCATGGAGTTCTTCTCAGGAAAACTCTACCCAAACTGCTGCAA CACCAGCACGGTGGCCGACGCCTATCGCTGGCTGAACCGCACCGTTGGGAACCAGACGGTGGTGGACGAGGGCTATTACTATCTCAACAACTTTGACAACATGTTGAACAGTTTTG TTACCCTGTTTGAGCTGACAGTGGTCAACAACTGGTACATCATCATG GAAGGGGTGACCTCGGAGACGTCTCACTGGAGCCGCCTCTACTTCATGATCTTCTATATTGTCACCATG GTGGTGATGACCATCATCGTCGCCTTTATACTGGAGGCGTTTGTCTTCCGCATGAACTACGCCCGGAAGAACCGAGACTCAGAAG AAGACCCCGGGATTGTGCTGGAGAGGGAGGTCTCCAAGGAAGAGATGGCCGCGGTCGCAGAGCTGTGCAGGAGGCGCCACGCGGGGGCCTCGGCTGCCGGCCAGCTGCTCAAGGTCGTCGCCCAGATGGACAGGCACCAG CAAACGTCGATGTTGTTCCTGGGGCGGAGATCACGGACCAAAAGCGATTTAAGTATGAAAATGTATGAAGAAGAGATCCAG gagTGGTATGAGGAGCACTCCAGGAAGGCagcagggcggcggcggcagcggcggcttcTCTGGCACGAGGACGACCAGCTGCTGGGCTCCCCCTTCCAGCCGCCTGGCTCCCGGCAGCGCTCGCAGACGGTCATCTAG
- the TPCN1 gene encoding two pore channel protein 1 isoform X3 encodes MAGKAQQDGGEDEDDDVPLILTLDRGSSGSGSSGSSSNSPPRGGCSGQEAPLPSLTDGGNYDLASETPSPAAGDCLPRRSRARRSWEMNYQEAAIYLQEGENNDKFFTHPQDAPALAAYLFVHNHLFYLMELSTALLLLLLSLCEAPAVPLFRLGIYVHATLELLALAVVVFELLMKMRWLGFHTYIRHKRTVVKTCVLLLQLVEAIVVLVRQTSHVRVTRALRCIFLVDCRYCGAVRRNLRQVFQSLPPFMDILLLLLFFMVIFAILGFYLFSPNKSDPYFSTLENSLVNLFVLLTTANFPDVMMPSYARSSWSCIFFIVYLSIELYFIMNLLLAVVFDTFNDIEKMKFKSLLLHKRTAIQHAYRLLVSQQRPSGISFKQFDGLMQFYKPRMGARDRYLTFKALSQSNTSVVSLEEMYSFYEVVGLKWKAKRNREHWFDDLPQTAFLIFKGINILVNSRPFQYTVYSLVAVNGLWILVETFMLRGSFFSGDVPWSYIVFLTIYGVEVLLKISGLGPLEYLSSGWNLFDFSVTLFAFLGLLVLAFNMEPFYFIVVLRPLQLLRLFKLKKRYRNVLDTIFELLPRMASLGLTLLIFYYCFAIVGMEFFSGKLYPNCCNTSTVADAYRWLNRTVGNQTVVDEGYYYLNNFDNMLNSFVTLFELTVVNNWYIIMEGVTSETSHWSRLYFMIFYIVTMVVMTIIVAFILEAFVFRMNYARKNRDSEEDPGIVLEREVSKEEMAAVAELCRRRHAGASAAGQLLKVVAQMDRHQQTSMLFLGRRSRTKSDLSMKMYEEEIQEWYEEHSRKAAGRRRQRRLLWHEDDQLLGSPFQPPGSRQRSQTVI; translated from the exons CAGATGGAGGGAATTACGACTTGGCCAGCGAGACGCCCAGCCCTGCAGCCGGGGACTGCCTGCCTCGCCGGAGCCGTGCAAGACGCAGCTGGGAGATGAACTACCAAGAGGCCGCCATCTACCTCCAG GAGGGCGAGAACAACGACAAGTTCTTCACGCACCCCCAGGACGCCCCGGCCCTGGCCGCCTACCTCTTTGTGCACAACCACCTCTTCTATCTGATGGAGCTGAGCACcgccctgctgctcctgctgctctccctctgcGAGGCCCCGGCCGTCCCCCTCTTCCGCCTCGGCATCTAT GTCCACGCCACCCTGGAGCTGCTGGCCCTGGCCGTGGTGGTCTTTGAGCTCCTGATGAAGATGCGCTGGCTGGGCTTCCACACCTACATCCGGCACAAAAGGACCGTCGTCAAG ACTTGCGTTCTGTTGCTGCAGCTGGTGGAGGCAATTGTGGTGCTGGTGCGCCAGACGTCCCACGTCCGGGTCACGAGGGCCTTGCGCTGCATCTTCCTGGTGGACTGCCGCTACTGTGGAGCTGTCCGGAG AAACCTGCGACAGGTCTTCCAGTCCCTGCCTCCGTTCATGgatattctgctgctgctgctcttcttcatGGTCATCTTTGCCATCCTTG GCTTCTACTTGTTCTCGCCTAACAAATCCGATCCG TATTTCAGCACTTTAGAGAACAGCCTTGTGAACCTCTTTGTCCTCCTGACGACTGCAAA TTTCCCGGACGTCATGATGCCTTCTTACGCCCGAAGTTCCTGGTCCTGTATCTTCTTCATCGTGTACCTCTCCATTGAGCTCTACTTCATCATGAATTTG CTCCTTGCTGTTGTGTTTGATACTTTCAATGACATTGAAAAGATGAAGTTCAAGTCGCTGCTGCTTCACAAGCGCACAGCCATACAACACGCTTACCGCCTGCTTGTCAGTCAACAG AGACCCTCCGGGATCTCCTTCAAGCAGTTCGACGGGCTGATGCAGTTCTACAAGCCTCGCATGGGCGCCCGAGACCGCTAcctgaccttcaaagccctgaGTCAAAGCAATACCTCTGTAGTCAG TCTAGAGGAGATGTACAGTTTCTATGAAGTTGTCGGCTTAAAATGGAAG gccaagaggaacCGGGAGCACTGGTTTGATGACCTTCCGCAGACGGCATTCCTTATTTTCAAAG GCATTAACATCCTGGTGAATTCCCGCCCCTTCCAGTACACCGTCT attctctggtggcaGTGAACGGCCTCTGGATCCTGGTGGAAACCTTCATGCTCCGAG GTAGCTTCTTCTCCGGAGATGTTCCCTGGAGTTACATCGTCTTCCTCACAA TCTATGGGGTGGAGGTGCTCCTGAAGATCAGTGGATTGGGGCCGCTGGAGTACTTGTCGTCGGGCTGGAACCT CTTTGATTTTTCGGTCACTCTGTTTGCCTTCCTGGGCCTCCTGGTGCTGGCCTTCAACATGGAGCCCTTCTACTTCATCGTGGTCCTCCGGCCGCTGCAGTTGCTGAG GCTGTTCAAGCTGAAGAAGCGCTACAGGAACGTCTTGGACACCATCTTTGAGCTGCTCCCCAGGATGGCCAG CCTCGGCCTGACCTTGCTCATCTTCTATTACTGCTTTGCCATCGTTGGCATGGAGTTCTTCTCAGGAAAACTCTACCCAAACTGCTGCAA CACCAGCACGGTGGCCGACGCCTATCGCTGGCTGAACCGCACCGTTGGGAACCAGACGGTGGTGGACGAGGGCTATTACTATCTCAACAACTTTGACAACATGTTGAACAGTTTTG TTACCCTGTTTGAGCTGACAGTGGTCAACAACTGGTACATCATCATG GAAGGGGTGACCTCGGAGACGTCTCACTGGAGCCGCCTCTACTTCATGATCTTCTATATTGTCACCATG GTGGTGATGACCATCATCGTCGCCTTTATACTGGAGGCGTTTGTCTTCCGCATGAACTACGCCCGGAAGAACCGAGACTCAGAAG AAGACCCCGGGATTGTGCTGGAGAGGGAGGTCTCCAAGGAAGAGATGGCCGCGGTCGCAGAGCTGTGCAGGAGGCGCCACGCGGGGGCCTCGGCTGCCGGCCAGCTGCTCAAGGTCGTCGCCCAGATGGACAGGCACCAG CAAACGTCGATGTTGTTCCTGGGGCGGAGATCACGGACCAAAAGCGATTTAAGTATGAAAATGTATGAAGAAGAGATCCAG gagTGGTATGAGGAGCACTCCAGGAAGGCagcagggcggcggcggcagcggcggcttcTCTGGCACGAGGACGACCAGCTGCTGGGCTCCCCCTTCCAGCCGCCTGGCTCCCGGCAGCGCTCGCAGACGGTCATCTAG